AAACCTTGTTCATACCAGGGAACAAATATGCATAATCATAACCATTCTTATCCTTATTATTAAAATGATCCTTTATAAGATTCCGTTCAAAACAAAGCTGTGGTAAACCAACCCCTACGACTACCACTCCATTTAAACGATCACCGATTAAATCGACTCCTTCAGAAAAAATCCCACCAAGAACAGCAAATCCAAGTAAGGTTTCGTCTTGATTAGGCTGAAAGGCTGCTAAAAACTCCTCTCGTTCTGCTTCCGTCATCCCAGTTGTTTGAATTAATGTATCGGTTTCTTCATCAACTTGCTTGAATTGCTCATAAACGGACAGTAAGTATTGATAAGAAGGGAAAAAGATCAGGTAATTTCCTGGCCGTTTTTTTATCAACGATTGTACCATTGACACGATCTCATCCTTAGTCCGTTCGCGATCATTGAAGCGAGTGGACAATGGTTTGATACAGACGTCGATTTGTTCTTCTCTGAATGGAGACGGAATTGAAAGGAAATAATCCTCCTGTTCTCCGCCAAGGATATCTTGATAATAGGGTAAAGGCGAAAGCGTTGCGGAAAAGTACACCTTAGAGCGATACCCTTTTCCCTTTTGCCTTAGTAGTTTCGATGGATCAATGCAAAACAGTTTAACCATAACATCGTTTCTATTTTTCTCAACGTAGATTACATAATGTTCATCGAGAAGCTCGACTATTTTTAAGAAGTTATTCACCATAAAAAAAGCTTCCAATAGACTTTGGGAGGTCTCTGTTTTTAGTACTTGTTCTGCATCCTTTGAAAATTGAAGGAGCTGTTCTAAGAACTCTTCATCTAGGAGCTCTAAGACAAATTCAGTTTTATTATCATTCTCTTTTTTCAAAGAAATGAACCAAGAATTCAACTTACTAGCTGCCTGAAAAATCATCTTATCGACGCCCTTAAAGTCTTTTTTCAATTGAAGAAACGTCTCTTTATTTAACGAGGCTGAGAACATCTCCCTGCCGCGGTCAACCAGATTATGTGCCTCGTCCACTAATAAGACGCTGGCCTTCTTTTGCTCCTCTATTAGCCGCTTTAACGACACCCGCGGGTCAAAAATATAATTGTAATCACAAATTACAGCATCAGCGGCATAGGAAAGGTCAAGCGAAAACTCAAACGGGCAGACGGTATGCTTACGGGCATAGGATTCGATCACCTCACGGGTCATCCCGTTCTCATTTGTTAAAATATCCAGAATGGCATCATTAATCCGATCAAAATATCCATTGGCAAACTCACAATAATCCTTTTGGCATTTGG
The DNA window shown above is from Neobacillus sp. WH10 and carries:
- a CDS encoding ATP-dependent DNA helicase, encoding MSKDVHISVRTLVEHVYKCGSIDSRFRSQSTLIDGTRIHQKIQKTYHDGDQKEVYLSTEITYDGLKYIIDGRCDGLLFDNGMVTIDEIKSFTQPLDQLEGEGSPVHWAQAKMYAYIYAKDNSLPEILVQLTYVHVETEGKRYFKKNYSLSDLETFVFKVIEGYTPYAKLQYEHRVKRNESCKALVFPFDTYRAGQRNLAGGVYKTIKDGKNLFAKAPTGIGKTISTLFPAVKAIGEGQANRIFYLTAKTITRTTAEEAFARMRSCGLCLNAVTITAKDKVCFKDETKCQKDYCEFANGYFDRINDAILDILTNENGMTREVIESYARKHTVCPFEFSLDLSYAADAVICDYNYIFDPRVSLKRLIEEQKKASVLLVDEAHNLVDRGREMFSASLNKETFLQLKKDFKGVDKMIFQAASKLNSWFISLKKENDNKTEFVLELLDEEFLEQLLQFSKDAEQVLKTETSQSLLEAFFMVNNFLKIVELLDEHYVIYVEKNRNDVMVKLFCIDPSKLLRQKGKGYRSKVYFSATLSPLPYYQDILGGEQEDYFLSIPSPFREEQIDVCIKPLSTRFNDRERTKDEIVSMVQSLIKKRPGNYLIFFPSYQYLLSVYEQFKQVDEETDTLIQTTGMTEAEREEFLAAFQPNQDETLLGFAVLGGIFSEGVDLIGDRLNGVVVVGVGLPQLCFERNLIKDHFNNKDKNGYDYAYLFPGMNKVLQAGGRLIRSETDHGTIVLVDDRFLQKQYQLLLPQEWNHFTII